The genomic segment TCCATTATCCACTAGTGACCTTTACAGGAAGAACTGGGACTACctaaaatatgatttaattattttgagtTTTTACACTATTTCTTAAACTTCAGCAGCCACGGAGCATAGAGGAAACCTAGAAGAGCCAGACAGGTTTCTAGGTATGTTTATTAGACCAGGAATGCCACTGTACAAGTGGTAATCAGGGAACAAATGCCATTACATGAccattttttcagtgaaagtttAGACCAGTTCATTATAAGCAAAGACTGTTACTCCCTCCATTCTTTTGGAGTGATTCTGCCAACAGGTGACAAGCCCCACTCAATTCCAGCTTGTGTAAACACCTGTAGGaggataaaaaaatcaagattaacAACTCTGAAATCAAAGAAACCTTCTGATAGAGGGCTATTTCTATTGTTTTCAGTTTAGATTTCTTGTATTAGAACATGACATCTCATTCATCTTCTAATAAAGCAAGtggaatatatttatattcaataacatttaaatacttcagttttctatttcaaaatatttagacCAAGAATCTGGAATGTAAAACCCCATCACCACACTGTTATTTTCATCTAGAAATTTTTCTGCTAAAAGCTCTACCTGTATAGCTTAGAAATCCCAAGTAAAACAGAGAACACTTGTGTTTCTACTACATTTTAGAATCAAGTAATAGACTGACACAGAAATTTTTGTACCAACTCAAAATATGAACTAACACAACTTTCATCTCTATCACATTACTATTCACTTATATAAAAAGCTGCTAAATTCTGACCACCTAAGTTATTTCAAACAAGCCCCTGTGAAACTTAATAGCTTGCAAGTTTACAGCTATAGTCACAACAGAGTGGTGAAAAAAAGGACGACTTACATATCCCCAGACAGCAGTAAAAACCACGGCTCCACCAAGGAGTACCAGGTTTCCATATTTATCATGGAAGTTAGGCTCATATTTGCGATGAGCTTGTCTTACTGCAGTATGCTGAATGCCACGAGCTAATGAATGTTAAAGAGAATTAGAAGTACAGAAATCAACTAAAATATACATTCAAACCATTCACAATCCTCATCTCCCACCAACAGAGGCAAGCGTAAGcattaaaagattttaagaaaagttgaaaaaaaaattaatcttttggACTTAGAGCTTTGGAATGATTCCAAAACGTAGGATATAAAGAAAgccttgcattttgtttcagctgtcCCAATTTCTCTCTAGAAGGTTATTCCTGAAGTCTAATTCCAGTAAGAAAATCCTTTAAGTTACCTTTTTCACTAGGATGTTTTCTTTGGGCCCTCAGTGCGGAGGTTCAAGTACACTTTTAAGTATTACTATTtctctaataaaatattttgtttagtaCTTAAAAGTTTCAGATTTCTACATGTAAATATCTATATTGTCAGTATGTGTACCTAATATAAGCATTTTCAGGATGAAGCTCACGATCAAGTTAAGGGGTTGAAGGTAGTGGGTATGGGTAACACCTTTCTCATTCCTTCAAGATTTttgaagggaggggagggaggtgaaGAAGGAAGTGGAAATAACTGTGGGCCTTCACGTGAGGTAAATAATAGAGAATGAAATACAGGAGAATATCTTCAGATGACAGAATGTATGATGTGCATTATAAATGTACAGTATAAAAGGTACACTTTTTAAGGAGAAGACAGAGTGAAGAATCAAACCACCAGCTTCAAAACACAGAGACTGTTTAGGAGTTGTGTACAAAGCATTTGAATGAGACAGTGCATTAAGACAGACATTACAAAATATAATCTTTTAGTTTCAGGTCAATGGTTCACATTTAGCCAAACATGACTAGAGAAGATGATGGCAATACCCATAATGCTACTACATCCCTAGCATGCTCTGTGAGGCTGcacgaggttttttttaaacagaaaaaaaaaggttgaataTCTACTGAGAGAAACACTGCTGACCACGTTTATTTTAGGTGCATGCACCTCGGGTTAAGCACATCATGAACCACAACCAGAT from the Gymnogyps californianus isolate 813 chromosome 9, ASM1813914v2, whole genome shotgun sequence genome contains:
- the LOC127019708 gene encoding cytochrome c oxidase subunit 7B, mitochondrial; the protein is MFPVARAALNLTARGIQHTAVRQAHRKYEPNFHDKYGNLVLLGGAVVFTAVWGYVFTQAGIEWGLSPVGRITPKEWRE